One region of Candidatus Methylomirabilota bacterium genomic DNA includes:
- a CDS encoding amidase, whose amino-acid sequence MSADELCYAGIRELGGLFRRRELSPVDYATDLLGRIERLDKHLASFVTVTAERALADARAAEAALKRGDAGPLTGIPIAYKDLYATRGIRTTAGSALLADWVPDFDCTCVARLQQAGMVMLGKAITHEFAFGIQFPGHRFPPARNPWNLEHIPGGSSSGSGAALAAGLTVGSLGSDTGGSIRGPAAFCGISGLKPTYGRVSRAGVVTLSWTLDHTGPMARSAEDCAYILQALAGHDPADPASAREPVPDFLAGLEGGVKGLRVGVVRDYFFDQVEPETVAAFERALGELARLGAAVRDVAIPSIHATPSFMVIMLSEAYAYHERDLRTRPELYGEVLREKLMAGGLFRAAEYVQAQRLRAQIREDTARALESVDVLITPTVLGPAPAFKVVLDPDFPFAKSNMGPFNITGLPTLALPTGFSTSGLPLSMQISGRPFDEATVLRAGHAYQRATDWHRRRPPVPA is encoded by the coding sequence ATGAGCGCCGACGAGCTGTGCTACGCGGGCATCCGGGAGCTGGGCGGGCTCTTCCGCCGCCGCGAGCTGTCCCCGGTGGACTACGCGACCGATCTGCTCGGCCGCATCGAGCGCCTCGACAAGCACCTCGCCTCGTTCGTCACGGTGACCGCGGAGCGCGCGCTCGCCGACGCCCGCGCCGCCGAAGCCGCGCTCAAGCGGGGCGACGCGGGCCCGCTGACCGGGATCCCCATCGCCTACAAGGATCTCTACGCGACGCGCGGCATCCGCACCACCGCCGGCTCCGCGCTGCTCGCCGACTGGGTGCCCGACTTCGACTGCACGTGCGTGGCACGCCTGCAGCAGGCCGGCATGGTCATGCTCGGCAAGGCGATCACCCACGAGTTCGCCTTCGGCATCCAGTTCCCCGGTCATCGCTTTCCGCCCGCCCGCAATCCGTGGAACCTCGAGCACATCCCGGGCGGCTCCAGCAGCGGCTCCGGGGCGGCGCTGGCCGCCGGGCTCACGGTCGGCTCGCTGGGCTCCGACACCGGCGGCTCCATCCGCGGGCCGGCGGCCTTCTGCGGCATCAGCGGGCTCAAGCCCACCTACGGGCGGGTGAGCCGCGCCGGCGTCGTCACGCTGTCGTGGACGCTCGATCACACCGGGCCGATGGCCCGCTCGGCCGAGGACTGCGCGTATATCTTGCAAGCCCTCGCCGGACACGATCCGGCCGATCCGGCGTCCGCGCGCGAGCCGGTGCCGGACTTCCTCGCCGGCCTCGAGGGCGGCGTGAAGGGGCTGCGGGTCGGGGTGGTGCGCGACTACTTCTTCGACCAGGTGGAGCCGGAGACGGTGGCCGCCTTCGAGCGGGCGCTGGGCGAGCTGGCCCGGCTCGGAGCCGCGGTGCGCGACGTGGCGATCCCGAGCATCCACGCCACCCCGTCGTTCATGGTGATCATGCTCAGCGAGGCCTACGCCTATCACGAGCGCGATCTGCGCACGCGCCCCGAGCTGTACGGCGAGGTGCTCCGCGAGAAGCTGATGGCGGGCGGGCTGTTCCGCGCCGCCGAGTACGTGCAGGCGCAGCGCCTGCGGGCGCAGATCCGTGAGGACACCGCCCGCGCGCTCGAGTCGGTGGACGTGCTGATCACCCCGACCGTGCTCGGGCCCGCCCCCGCGTTCAAGGTCGTGCTCGATCCCGATTTCCCGTTCGCCAAGTCGAACATGGGCCCCTTCAACATCACCGGGCTGCCGACCCTCGCCCTTCCCACCGGCTTCTCCACCAGCGGCCTGCCCCTGTCGATGCAGATCTCCGGGCGGCCCTTCGACGAGGCCACCGTGCTGCGCGCGGGCCACGCCTATCAGCGCGCGACCGACTGGCATCGCCGCCGGCCGCCGGTGCCGGCGTGA
- a CDS encoding MaoC family dehydratase N-terminal domain-containing protein: MSTPVSTIAGLEDLKAHVGRRETATDTVTAAPANLLNLTFGRGEPDFQPGDPLPPGWQCLYFLPRFGPDALRPDGSPVDTGVIPPMPLPRRMFAGERFRFHRPLRIGETVRRETELADISVKTGGTGTLVFATVVQRIFAGDALAIEEERRTVFREEVKAGERNQAPRREPAPDDVPWRRRIAPDPVLLFRFSALTFNSHRIHYDRPWATDREGYPGLVVHGPLTSTLLIDFARDHAPGRTFRSYETQARAPLFDNDAFELRGRPAADGRACDLWAVTPDGTVAMSARAELA, from the coding sequence GTGAGCACGCCGGTCAGTACGATCGCCGGTCTGGAGGACCTCAAGGCGCACGTCGGCCGGCGGGAGACCGCCACCGACACCGTCACCGCCGCGCCCGCGAATCTCCTCAATCTCACGTTCGGACGAGGGGAGCCCGATTTCCAGCCGGGTGACCCGCTGCCGCCGGGCTGGCAGTGCCTCTACTTCCTGCCGCGGTTCGGCCCCGACGCGCTGCGGCCGGACGGCAGCCCCGTCGACACCGGGGTGATCCCGCCGATGCCGCTGCCGCGCCGGATGTTCGCGGGCGAGCGCTTCCGCTTTCACCGGCCGCTCCGCATCGGCGAGACGGTGCGGCGCGAGACCGAGCTGGCCGACATCTCGGTGAAGACGGGCGGGACCGGGACCCTGGTGTTCGCGACGGTGGTGCAGCGCATCTTCGCGGGCGATGCCCTCGCCATCGAGGAAGAGCGGCGAACCGTCTTCCGCGAGGAGGTGAAGGCGGGCGAGCGCAACCAGGCGCCGCGCCGCGAGCCCGCGCCCGACGACGTGCCGTGGCGCCGGCGGATCGCGCCGGACCCGGTCCTGCTGTTTCGCTTCTCCGCGCTCACCTTCAACAGCCACCGCATCCACTACGACCGCCCCTGGGCGACGGACCGCGAAGGATACCCCGGTCTGGTGGTCCACGGGCCGCTGACCTCCACCCTGCTGATCGACTTCGCGCGGGATCACGCGCCCGGCCGGACGTTTCGCTCGTACGAGACGCAGGCCCGCGCCCCGCTCTTCGACAACGACGCTTTCGAGCTGCGCGGCCGCCCGGCCGCCGACGGGCGGGCCTGCGACCTGTGGGCCGTGACCCCCGACGGCACGGTGGCCATGAGCGCCCGCGCCGAGCTCGCCTGA